In the genome of Candidatus Falkowbacteria bacterium, the window CTTGGCAGTTTTTTTGTCAGCGTAATAGGGATTCTTCATTGGTTGAATCTGGATTTCTTGAAATTGCAGAAAGTGGAACACTTCAGGCCTGGTTCGACTCTGGGACAGCCGGTTTTTTTGGGCAATTTCCTGGTTCTGACCACATTTTTAGCAGCTTATAAGATATATGCTGCTAAAAATAGCAAGCTAAAGATATTTTACGGCTTCTTGATACTATCTCAGTTTGCGTGTCTGGTCCTGACGTATAGCCGCGGGGCCTGGATCGGCTTTTTGGTTGGCGCGATGGCCGGAGCCGCACTGCTACTGAGAGACAGAGGCATGAACATCTTGAAAAGAAAGAACCTGGCCAGGGCCGGAATCGCGGCTTTGTCCATTTTTTTTATTCTTGGGGCGAGCACGATTTTTATCAACCGGAATTCCGACTATCTGCTATTCGATAGGCTTAAAAGCAGCTTCAATTTTTCGGTCGGTAGCGTATTCCTGCGTTTTCAGTATTGGCAAGGGGCCTTGGACTTGATCAAAAAGAGCCCGGTTGTCGGATACGGTCCCGAAACGCAACGCATACTCTTTTTGGATTATTACAACCCGGCTTGGGGCGAGCAAGAAAATATCAATGCCTTTTCTGATCGGGCGCACAACGAGTACCTTGATGTATCGTTGGCCGGTGGGGTGCCAGCCCTGCTGGGGTTGCTGCTGATTTTCGGATACCTGTTTTGGACTTCTCTTAAGGGTCTGCCGTCGATTGAGGACCGCACGGATCGGTTGTTAGCTATCGCTTTGCTGGCTAGCTTGTTCGGGTATGGGGCAGCGATATTTTTCAGTTTTTCGATTACCGAAACCCAGGCACTTTTTTGGTTTTATGCAGTCCTGGTCATGGCTCTTCAGAGCGGCTTCAAGGCGAATGAGTTCTCGTTCGAGCGTATCGGCCGGTTCCGTGCCATCGGCTTCTTGATGCTAGCGCTGGTGGCGGCCATCGCTTCGGGACAGATTGTCAGCGAAATCTTCAAAGTTCAGGCTGATTATTATGCCGTGAAATCGAAATTCGCCGGCGCCAAAGGAGACAGGCTGGGGTCCCTAGACTATTATCAGCGGGCCATCGCCCTGAATCCGGCCGAGGAATATTATCGCGATTATTACTTATCGGAATTGACAAGCTACGAATCCGACAGGATCAAGCTGAATGAGCGCTTCAATATCAGCAGTATGGATTTGGTGAAATCGATAATCGATAAAGATCAGGAACTGCCTGATAATTATTTCAGAAAGATGAGACTGCTGAACGCTTATGTCTATTTCGTCCGCCAAGGCCGTAGCGAGTATCTGGCCCAAGCAGAGAAGGCCTCTAAGGAGCTGATAAAGCAGTATCCGATGCTGCCCGATCCGCAGTATTATCTGGGATTGTTGTACTATTATGATAAGCGCTATGCTGACGCCGCTCGGGAGATTGAGAAAGTATTTCCTCTGCTGCCCGACGCGAATAGCGCAGTTGCCAATCTTGAGCATCGGACAGCGATCATGAAATATTCCGAGCAGCGTTATTTTATGCTGGGCATGGCCTATTTGAACATCTCAGACTACAAGAAGAGCAACGAGGCCTTTTTGAAGATTCTCAAGGTGAGTCCT includes:
- a CDS encoding tetratricopeptide repeat protein, which produces MAKYIDNIITYVLCGLLFLLPLYFTPISKTAPGFIINLAIDKVVIFKIFVILLLLLTLIKVFLEKKAVIYGSMKQYLLFLPFFLALGVGTIFSVDQPTSIDGFYWRQQGLITYAFYLLFAILLVFAINKRARAEKIITGLLLGSFFVSVIGILHWLNLDFLKLQKVEHFRPGSTLGQPVFLGNFLVLTTFLAAYKIYAAKNSKLKIFYGFLILSQFACLVLTYSRGAWIGFLVGAMAGAALLLRDRGMNILKRKNLARAGIAALSIFFILGASTIFINRNSDYLLFDRLKSSFNFSVGSVFLRFQYWQGALDLIKKSPVVGYGPETQRILFLDYYNPAWGEQENINAFSDRAHNEYLDVSLAGGVPALLGLLLIFGYLFWTSLKGLPSIEDRTDRLLAIALLASLFGYGAAIFFSFSITETQALFWFYAVLVMALQSGFKANEFSFERIGRFRAIGFLMLALVAAIASGQIVSEIFKVQADYYAVKSKFAGAKGDRLGSLDYYQRAIALNPAEEYYRDYYLSELTSYESDRIKLNERFNISSMDLVKSIIDKDQELPDNYFRKMRLLNAYVYFVRQGRSEYLAQAEKASKELIKQYPMLPDPQYYLGLLYYYDKRYADAAREIEKVFPLLPDANSAVANLEHRTAIMKYSEQRYFMLGMAYLNISDYKKSNEAFLKILKVSPFAANVYQYVGWNYYKQKEAAKAIWYYKRAISFNRGNYQLPLQLGNIYLEEKKNKEALEYFKSAQKLNPDDKSLGEAIKKLQ